In Thamnophis elegans isolate rThaEle1 chromosome 13, rThaEle1.pri, whole genome shotgun sequence, one DNA window encodes the following:
- the SGSM1 gene encoding small G protein signaling modulator 1 isoform X4, producing the protein MAAAPAAPATGSGRRAPGAASGGSSALRALAPASLLLLPAEAETRQRLLRAVKKEVKQIMEEAVTRKFVHEDSSHIISFCAAVEACVLHGLKRRAAGFLRSNKMAALFMKVGKSFPPAEEVSRKVQDLEQLIESTRNQGSSLQESARKTPKPPSLSPQAVKHLWIRTALFEKVLDKIVHYLVENSSKYYEKEALLMDPVDGPILASLLVGPCALEYTKMKTADHFWTDPSADELVQRHRIHSSHCWQDSPTKRPALCIQKRHSSGSMDDRPTLSARDYVESLHQNSRATLLYGKNNVLVQPRDDMEAIPGYLSLHQTADVMALKWTPNQLMNGSVGDLDYEKSVYWDYAMTIRLEEIVYLHCHQHVDSGGTVVLVSQDGIQRPPLRFPKGGHLLQFLSCLENGLLPHGQLDPPLWSQRGKGKVFPRLKKRNLQGPPESSSDREEEEATDYVFRILYPGIQDFAPQDLMDAPGGALPSMWQPSTRKASCPSCTQGASSENGLPNGCNHERAPLKLLCDNMKYQIVSRAFYGWLAYCRHLSTVRTHLSALVNHAIVSPKVPCDASSGLTVEIWERFLQDGTSYEEKELLRLVYFGGIQHEIRKSVWPFLLGHYQFGMLEAERKEVDLQTRAHYEQTMAEWLGCEAIVRQREKESHAAALAKCSSGASLDSHVGPLRHRDSTVSNGSSQSSSFGPQNLSRLQSDSSGSTQVFESVEELEQTEAELKLEAGRRAALPNGGVPEAGPCSPDSGHPSSQNFSVTSAYSEQSFSTEESWPEAGKAGAAQAAGEGPPPAMDGKGEAEGPQGEDSVASTLDALAGVGQELPAEEEGAPSVADHWALPSAEQPSSMGSEDDLSEEPEMESLFPTLDSHSLAVTDLTLSEVSPVSSSGVAYSPELLDLYTVNLHRIEKDVQRCDRNYWYFSPVNLEKLRNVMCSYIWHHIDVGYVQGMCDLLAPLLVILDEEALAFSCFTELMKRMNQNFPHGGAMDTHFANMRSLIQILDSELFELMHQNGDYTHFYFCYRWFLLDFKRELVYEDVFTVWETIWAASQVSSPCYGLFIALALVEVYRDIILENNMDFTDIIKFFNEMAERHNTKQVLQLARELVSKVQTLIENK; encoded by the exons ATGGCGGCGGCTCCGGCTGCTCCGGCGACGGGCTCCGGGCGGCGGGCTCCGGGCGCGGCGTCGGGGGGCTCGTCCGCCCTGCGCGCCCTGGCGCCCgcctcgctgctgctgctgccggccGAGGCCGAAACCCGGCAGCGCCTCCTGCGCGCCGTCAAGAAGGAG GTAAAACAAATAATGGAGGAAGCTGTCACAAGGAAGTTTGTGCATGAGGACAGCAGCCATATCATTTCTTTCTGTG CCGCGGTCGAAGCCTGCGTCCTTCACGGACTCAAGCGCCGGGCAGCCGGTTTCCTGCGGAGCAACAAGATGGCCGCCCTGTTTATGAAGGTGGGCAAGAGTTTCCCGCCGGCCGAGGAGGTTTCCCGGAAAGTGCAGGACCTGGAGCAGCTCATCGAGAGCAC GAGGAACCAAGGCTCCAGCTTGCAGGAAAGCGCTCGCAAAACTCCAAAGCCCCCCAGCCTCTCCCCACAAGCCGTCAAGCACCTCTGGATCCGGACGGCGCTTTTTGAGAAAGTCCTGGACAAAATCGTGCACTACCTGGTGGAAAACAGCAG CAAATACTACGAGAAGGAGGCCTTACTCATGGATCCAGTGGATGGACCAATCCTGGCCTCTTTGCTGG TGGGTCCTTGTGCCCTGGAGTACACTAAGATGAAGACGGCTGATCACTTCTGGACCGATCCTTCAGCAGACGAGTTGGTCCAAAGGCACCGGATCCACAGCTCCCACTGCTGGCAAGATTCGCCCACCAAGCGCCCTGCGCTCTGC ATCCAGAAAAGGCACTCCAGCGGCAGCATGGATGACCGGCCCACCTTGTCCGCCAGGGATTACGTCGAGTCGCTGCACCAGAACTCCAGGGCCACCCTCCTCTACGGCAAAAACAACGTCTTGGTGCAGCCG CGAGACGACATGGAAGCCATTCCGGGCTATTTATCGCTCCACCAGACGGCCGACGTCATGGCGCTGAAGTGGACCCCAAACCAGCTGATGAACGGCTCCGTGGGCGACCTGGACTACGAGAAAAG CGTTTACTGGGACTACGCCATGACCATCCGCCTGGAAGAGATTGTCTACCTTCACTGCCACCAGCATG TAGACAGCGGGGGCACCGTTGTCCTGGTCAGCCAGGATGGCATCCAGCGCCCTCCCCTGAGGTTCCCGAAGGGAGGGCATCTGCTTCAGTTCCTCTCCTGCCTGGAGAACGGCCTGCTGCCCCACGGCCAGCTGGATCCCCCTCTCTGGTCGCAAAGGGGGAAg GGGAAAGTCTTCCCGAGGCTGAAGAAGCGCAACCTGCAGGGGCCCCCGGAGTCTTCCTCGgacagggaggaagaggaggccacGGATTACGTCTTCCGGATCCTCTATCCAGGCATCCAAGATTTCG CCCCCCAGGACCTGATGGACGCGCCGGGGGGCGCCCTCCCTTCCATGTGGCAGCCGAGTACCCGCAAGGCCTCCTGCCCTTCCTGCACCCAGGGGGCATCCAGTGAGAACGGCCTGCCGAACGGCTGCAACCACGAAAG AGCCCCCCTGAAGCTCCTGTGTGACAACATGAAGTACCAAATCGTCTCTCGGGCGTTTTACGGCT GGCTGGCCTACTGCCGACACCTTTCCACCGTCCGGACGCACCTCTCGGCACTGGTCAACCATGCCATTGTGTCTCCCAAGGTGCCCTGCGATGCCAGCTCGGGGCTGACGGTGGAGATCTGGGAGAGGTTCCTCCAGGACGGCACG AGCTACGAGGAGAAGGAGCTGCTTCGGCTGGTCTACTTCGGAGGAATCCAGCATGAGATCCGGAAGTCCGTCTGGCCCTTCCTGCTGGGACATTACCAGTTTGGGATGCTGGAAGCCGAGAGGAAAGAG GTGGACCTGCAGACCCGCGCCCACTACGAGCAAACCATGGCTGAGTGGCTGGGCTGCGAGGCCATCGTCCGGCAGCGGGAGAAGGAGTCCCACGCAGCGGCCCTGGCCAAGTGCTCCTCGGGGGCCAGCCTGGACTCCCACGTGGGGCCCCTGAGGCACCGCGACTCCACCGTCAGCAACGGC TCTTCCCAGAGTAGCAGTTTTGGCCCCCAGAACCTCAGCCGGCTACAGAGCGACTCCAGCGGCAGCACCCAG GTGTTTGAATCGGTGGAGGAGCTGGAGCAGACGGAAGCCGAGTTGAAGCTGGAGGCCGGCAGGCGAGCGGCTCTCCCCAACGGTGGGGTCCCTGAGGCTGGGCCCTGCTCCCCCGACTCCGGCCACCCTTCCTCCCAGAACTTCTCCGTCACCTCGGCCTATTCGGAGCAGAGCTTCAGCACGGAAGAGAGCTGGCCGGAGGCGGGCAAGGCGGGGGCAGCCCAGGCCGCTGGGGAAGGGCCCCCGCCTGCCATGGACGGCAAGGGAGAGGCGGAAGGGCCCCAGGGGGAGGACTCTGTCGCCAGCACCCTGGATGCCTTGGCCGGGGTGGGCCAGGAGCTGCCCGCGGAAGAGGAGGGGGCCCCCTCCGTGGCTGACCACTGGGCCCTCCCCAGTGCAGAGCAGCCGAGTTCCATGGGGAGCGAAGACGACCTGTCGGAAGAGCCCGAGATGGAGAGCCTCTTCCCGACCCTGGATTCGCACTCGCTGGCCGTCACCGACCTCACCCTGAGCGAAGTCTCCCCCGTCTCTTCCTCGGGGGTGGCCTACTCG CCGGAGCTGCTGGACCTCTACACGGTCAACCTGCACCGCATTGAGAAGGACGTCCAGAGGTGTGACCGGAACTACTGGTACTTCTCCCCGGTCAACCTGGAGAAGCTGCGGAACGTCATGTGCAG CTACATCTGGCACCATATTGACGTGGGCTACGTCCAGGGAATGTGCGACTTGCTGGCTCCGCTGCTGGTCATCCTGGATGAGG AAGCCCTGGCCTTCAGCTGCTTCACAGAGCTGATGAAGAGAATGAACCAGAACTTCCCCCATGGAGGAGCCATGGACACCCACTTTGCCAACATGCGGTCCCTCATCCAG ATCCTGGACTCGGAGCTCTTCGAACTGATGCACCAAAACGGGGATTACACCCATTTCTACTTCTGCTATCGCTGGTTCCTCTTGGATTTCAAGCGAG agctGGTCTACGAGGATGTCTTCACCGTCTGGGAGACCATCTGGGCGGCATCTCAGGTGTCCTCGCCTTGCTACGGCCTCTTCATCGCCCTGGCCCTGGTGGAGGTGTATCGGGACATCATTCTGGAGAACAACATGGACTTCACGGACATCATCAAGTTCTTCAATG AAATGGCCGAGCGGCACAACACGAAGCAGGTCCTCCAACTGGCCCGGGAACTCGTCTCCAAAGTCCAGACGCTGATTGAGAACAAGTGA
- the SGSM1 gene encoding small G protein signaling modulator 1 isoform X3 → MAAAPAAPATGSGRRAPGAASGGSSALRALAPASLLLLPAEAETRQRLLRAVKKEVKQIMEEAVTRKFVHEDSSHIISFCAAVEACVLHGLKRRAAGFLRSNKMAALFMKVGKSFPPAEEVSRKVQDLEQLIESTRNQGSSLQESARKTPKPPSLSPQAVKHLWIRTALFEKVLDKIVHYLVENSSKYYEKEALLMDPVDGPILASLLVGPCALEYTKMKTADHFWTDPSADELVQRHRIHSSHCWQDSPTKRPALCIQKRHSSGSMDDRPTLSARDYVESLHQNSRATLLYGKNNVLVQPRDDMEAIPGYLSLHQTADVMALKWTPNQLMNGSVGDLDYEKSVYWDYAMTIRLEEIVYLHCHQHDSGGTVVLVSQDGIQRPPLRFPKGGHLLQFLSCLENGLLPHGQLDPPLWSQRGKGKVFPRLKKRNLQGPPESSSDREEEEATDYVFRILYPGIQDFAVVNGSCLAPTSANAGASGQEATWMARIHGKVVVIPKWPLSLPGGPLPSPTSSESRQRSSPQDLMDAPGGALPSMWQPSTRKASCPSCTQGASSENGLPNGCNHERAPLKLLCDNMKYQIVSRAFYGWLAYCRHLSTVRTHLSALVNHAIVSPKVPCDASSGLTVEIWERFLQDGTSYEEKELLRLVYFGGIQHEIRKSVWPFLLGHYQFGMLEAERKEVDLQTRAHYEQTMAEWLGCEAIVRQREKESHAAALAKCSSGASLDSHVGPLRHRDSTVSNGSSQSSSFGPQNLSRLQSDSSGSTQVFESVEELEQTEAELKLEAGRRAALPNGGVPEAGPCSPDSGHPSSQNFSVTSAYSEQSFSTEESWPEAGKAGAAQAAGEGPPPAMDGKGEAEGPQGEDSVASTLDALAGVGQELPAEEEGAPSVADHWALPSAEQPSSMGSEDDLSEEPEMESLFPTLDSHSLAVTDLTLSEVSPVSSSGVAYSPELLDLYTVNLHRIEKDVQRCDRNYWYFSPVNLEKLRNVMCSYIWHHIDVGYVQGMCDLLAPLLVILDEEALAFSCFTELMKRMNQNFPHGGAMDTHFANMRSLIQILDSELFELMHQNGDYTHFYFCYRWFLLDFKRELVYEDVFTVWETIWAASQVSSPCYGLFIALALVEVYRDIILENNMDFTDIIKFFNEMAERHNTKQVLQLARELVSKVQTLIENK, encoded by the exons ATGGCGGCGGCTCCGGCTGCTCCGGCGACGGGCTCCGGGCGGCGGGCTCCGGGCGCGGCGTCGGGGGGCTCGTCCGCCCTGCGCGCCCTGGCGCCCgcctcgctgctgctgctgccggccGAGGCCGAAACCCGGCAGCGCCTCCTGCGCGCCGTCAAGAAGGAG GTAAAACAAATAATGGAGGAAGCTGTCACAAGGAAGTTTGTGCATGAGGACAGCAGCCATATCATTTCTTTCTGTG CCGCGGTCGAAGCCTGCGTCCTTCACGGACTCAAGCGCCGGGCAGCCGGTTTCCTGCGGAGCAACAAGATGGCCGCCCTGTTTATGAAGGTGGGCAAGAGTTTCCCGCCGGCCGAGGAGGTTTCCCGGAAAGTGCAGGACCTGGAGCAGCTCATCGAGAGCAC GAGGAACCAAGGCTCCAGCTTGCAGGAAAGCGCTCGCAAAACTCCAAAGCCCCCCAGCCTCTCCCCACAAGCCGTCAAGCACCTCTGGATCCGGACGGCGCTTTTTGAGAAAGTCCTGGACAAAATCGTGCACTACCTGGTGGAAAACAGCAG CAAATACTACGAGAAGGAGGCCTTACTCATGGATCCAGTGGATGGACCAATCCTGGCCTCTTTGCTGG TGGGTCCTTGTGCCCTGGAGTACACTAAGATGAAGACGGCTGATCACTTCTGGACCGATCCTTCAGCAGACGAGTTGGTCCAAAGGCACCGGATCCACAGCTCCCACTGCTGGCAAGATTCGCCCACCAAGCGCCCTGCGCTCTGC ATCCAGAAAAGGCACTCCAGCGGCAGCATGGATGACCGGCCCACCTTGTCCGCCAGGGATTACGTCGAGTCGCTGCACCAGAACTCCAGGGCCACCCTCCTCTACGGCAAAAACAACGTCTTGGTGCAGCCG CGAGACGACATGGAAGCCATTCCGGGCTATTTATCGCTCCACCAGACGGCCGACGTCATGGCGCTGAAGTGGACCCCAAACCAGCTGATGAACGGCTCCGTGGGCGACCTGGACTACGAGAAAAG CGTTTACTGGGACTACGCCATGACCATCCGCCTGGAAGAGATTGTCTACCTTCACTGCCACCAGCATG ACAGCGGGGGCACCGTTGTCCTGGTCAGCCAGGATGGCATCCAGCGCCCTCCCCTGAGGTTCCCGAAGGGAGGGCATCTGCTTCAGTTCCTCTCCTGCCTGGAGAACGGCCTGCTGCCCCACGGCCAGCTGGATCCCCCTCTCTGGTCGCAAAGGGGGAAg GGGAAAGTCTTCCCGAGGCTGAAGAAGCGCAACCTGCAGGGGCCCCCGGAGTCTTCCTCGgacagggaggaagaggaggccacGGATTACGTCTTCCGGATCCTCTATCCAGGCATCCAAGATTTCG CGGTGGTTAACGGCTCTTGCCTTGCCCCCACCTCTGCCAACGCTGGTGCTTCTGGGCAAGAGGCGACTTGGATGGCCCGGATCCATGGCAAAGTCGTGGTGATCCCCAAATGGCCCCTGAGTCTTCCTGGGGGgccccttccttcccccaccaGCTCGGAGTCCAGGCAGCGCTCTT CCCCCCAGGACCTGATGGACGCGCCGGGGGGCGCCCTCCCTTCCATGTGGCAGCCGAGTACCCGCAAGGCCTCCTGCCCTTCCTGCACCCAGGGGGCATCCAGTGAGAACGGCCTGCCGAACGGCTGCAACCACGAAAG AGCCCCCCTGAAGCTCCTGTGTGACAACATGAAGTACCAAATCGTCTCTCGGGCGTTTTACGGCT GGCTGGCCTACTGCCGACACCTTTCCACCGTCCGGACGCACCTCTCGGCACTGGTCAACCATGCCATTGTGTCTCCCAAGGTGCCCTGCGATGCCAGCTCGGGGCTGACGGTGGAGATCTGGGAGAGGTTCCTCCAGGACGGCACG AGCTACGAGGAGAAGGAGCTGCTTCGGCTGGTCTACTTCGGAGGAATCCAGCATGAGATCCGGAAGTCCGTCTGGCCCTTCCTGCTGGGACATTACCAGTTTGGGATGCTGGAAGCCGAGAGGAAAGAG GTGGACCTGCAGACCCGCGCCCACTACGAGCAAACCATGGCTGAGTGGCTGGGCTGCGAGGCCATCGTCCGGCAGCGGGAGAAGGAGTCCCACGCAGCGGCCCTGGCCAAGTGCTCCTCGGGGGCCAGCCTGGACTCCCACGTGGGGCCCCTGAGGCACCGCGACTCCACCGTCAGCAACGGC TCTTCCCAGAGTAGCAGTTTTGGCCCCCAGAACCTCAGCCGGCTACAGAGCGACTCCAGCGGCAGCACCCAG GTGTTTGAATCGGTGGAGGAGCTGGAGCAGACGGAAGCCGAGTTGAAGCTGGAGGCCGGCAGGCGAGCGGCTCTCCCCAACGGTGGGGTCCCTGAGGCTGGGCCCTGCTCCCCCGACTCCGGCCACCCTTCCTCCCAGAACTTCTCCGTCACCTCGGCCTATTCGGAGCAGAGCTTCAGCACGGAAGAGAGCTGGCCGGAGGCGGGCAAGGCGGGGGCAGCCCAGGCCGCTGGGGAAGGGCCCCCGCCTGCCATGGACGGCAAGGGAGAGGCGGAAGGGCCCCAGGGGGAGGACTCTGTCGCCAGCACCCTGGATGCCTTGGCCGGGGTGGGCCAGGAGCTGCCCGCGGAAGAGGAGGGGGCCCCCTCCGTGGCTGACCACTGGGCCCTCCCCAGTGCAGAGCAGCCGAGTTCCATGGGGAGCGAAGACGACCTGTCGGAAGAGCCCGAGATGGAGAGCCTCTTCCCGACCCTGGATTCGCACTCGCTGGCCGTCACCGACCTCACCCTGAGCGAAGTCTCCCCCGTCTCTTCCTCGGGGGTGGCCTACTCG CCGGAGCTGCTGGACCTCTACACGGTCAACCTGCACCGCATTGAGAAGGACGTCCAGAGGTGTGACCGGAACTACTGGTACTTCTCCCCGGTCAACCTGGAGAAGCTGCGGAACGTCATGTGCAG CTACATCTGGCACCATATTGACGTGGGCTACGTCCAGGGAATGTGCGACTTGCTGGCTCCGCTGCTGGTCATCCTGGATGAGG AAGCCCTGGCCTTCAGCTGCTTCACAGAGCTGATGAAGAGAATGAACCAGAACTTCCCCCATGGAGGAGCCATGGACACCCACTTTGCCAACATGCGGTCCCTCATCCAG ATCCTGGACTCGGAGCTCTTCGAACTGATGCACCAAAACGGGGATTACACCCATTTCTACTTCTGCTATCGCTGGTTCCTCTTGGATTTCAAGCGAG agctGGTCTACGAGGATGTCTTCACCGTCTGGGAGACCATCTGGGCGGCATCTCAGGTGTCCTCGCCTTGCTACGGCCTCTTCATCGCCCTGGCCCTGGTGGAGGTGTATCGGGACATCATTCTGGAGAACAACATGGACTTCACGGACATCATCAAGTTCTTCAATG AAATGGCCGAGCGGCACAACACGAAGCAGGTCCTCCAACTGGCCCGGGAACTCGTCTCCAAAGTCCAGACGCTGATTGAGAACAAGTGA
- the SGSM1 gene encoding small G protein signaling modulator 1 isoform X1, with product MEEAVTRKFVHEDSSHIISFCAAVEACVLHGLKRRAAGFLRSNKMAALFMKVGKSFPPAEEVSRKVQDLEQLIESTRNQGSSLQESARKTPKPPSLSPQAVKHLWIRTALFEKVLDKIVHYLVENSSKYYEKEALLMDPVDGPILASLLVGPCALEYTKMKTADHFWTDPSADELVQRHRIHSSHCWQDSPTKRPALCIQKRHSSGSMDDRPTLSARDYVESLHQNSRATLLYGKNNVLVQPRDDMEAIPGYLSLHQTADVMALKWTPNQLMNGSVGDLDYEKSVYWDYAMTIRLEEIVYLHCHQHDSGGTVVLVSQDGIQRPPLRFPKGGHLLQFLSCLENGLLPHGQLDPPLWSQRGKGKVFPRLKKRNLQGPPESSSDREEEEATDYVFRILYPGIQDFAPQDLMDAPGGALPSMWQPSTRKASCPSCTQGASSENGLPNGCNHERAPLKLLCDNMKYQIVSRAFYGWLAYCRHLSTVRTHLSALVNHAIVSPKVPCDASSGLTVEIWERFLQDGTSYEEKELLRLVYFGGIQHEIRKSVWPFLLGHYQFGMLEAERKEVDLQTRAHYEQTMAEWLGCEAIVRQREKESHAAALAKCSSGASLDSHVGPLRHRDSTVSNGSSQSSSFGPQNLSRLQSDSSGSTQVFESVEELEQTEAELKLEAGRRAALPNGGVPEAGPCSPDSGHPSSQNFSVTSAYSEQSFSTEESWPEAGKAGAAQAAGEGPPPAMDGKGEAEGPQGEDSVASTLDALAGVGQELPAEEEGAPSVADHWALPSAEQPSSMGSEDDLSEEPEMESLFPTLDSHSLAVTDLTLSEVSPVSSSGVAYSPELLDLYTVNLHRIEKDVQRCDRNYWYFSPVNLEKLRNVMCSYIWHHIDVGYVQGMCDLLAPLLVILDEEALAFSCFTELMKRMNQNFPHGGAMDTHFANMRSLIQILDSELFELMHQNGDYTHFYFCYRWFLLDFKRELVYEDVFTVWETIWAASQVSSPCYGLFIALALVEVYRDIILENNMDFTDIIKFFNEMAERHNTKQVLQLARELVSKVQTLIENK from the exons ATGGAGGAAGCTGTCACAAGGAAGTTTGTGCATGAGGACAGCAGCCATATCATTTCTTTCTGTG CCGCGGTCGAAGCCTGCGTCCTTCACGGACTCAAGCGCCGGGCAGCCGGTTTCCTGCGGAGCAACAAGATGGCCGCCCTGTTTATGAAGGTGGGCAAGAGTTTCCCGCCGGCCGAGGAGGTTTCCCGGAAAGTGCAGGACCTGGAGCAGCTCATCGAGAGCAC GAGGAACCAAGGCTCCAGCTTGCAGGAAAGCGCTCGCAAAACTCCAAAGCCCCCCAGCCTCTCCCCACAAGCCGTCAAGCACCTCTGGATCCGGACGGCGCTTTTTGAGAAAGTCCTGGACAAAATCGTGCACTACCTGGTGGAAAACAGCAG CAAATACTACGAGAAGGAGGCCTTACTCATGGATCCAGTGGATGGACCAATCCTGGCCTCTTTGCTGG TGGGTCCTTGTGCCCTGGAGTACACTAAGATGAAGACGGCTGATCACTTCTGGACCGATCCTTCAGCAGACGAGTTGGTCCAAAGGCACCGGATCCACAGCTCCCACTGCTGGCAAGATTCGCCCACCAAGCGCCCTGCGCTCTGC ATCCAGAAAAGGCACTCCAGCGGCAGCATGGATGACCGGCCCACCTTGTCCGCCAGGGATTACGTCGAGTCGCTGCACCAGAACTCCAGGGCCACCCTCCTCTACGGCAAAAACAACGTCTTGGTGCAGCCG CGAGACGACATGGAAGCCATTCCGGGCTATTTATCGCTCCACCAGACGGCCGACGTCATGGCGCTGAAGTGGACCCCAAACCAGCTGATGAACGGCTCCGTGGGCGACCTGGACTACGAGAAAAG CGTTTACTGGGACTACGCCATGACCATCCGCCTGGAAGAGATTGTCTACCTTCACTGCCACCAGCATG ACAGCGGGGGCACCGTTGTCCTGGTCAGCCAGGATGGCATCCAGCGCCCTCCCCTGAGGTTCCCGAAGGGAGGGCATCTGCTTCAGTTCCTCTCCTGCCTGGAGAACGGCCTGCTGCCCCACGGCCAGCTGGATCCCCCTCTCTGGTCGCAAAGGGGGAAg GGGAAAGTCTTCCCGAGGCTGAAGAAGCGCAACCTGCAGGGGCCCCCGGAGTCTTCCTCGgacagggaggaagaggaggccacGGATTACGTCTTCCGGATCCTCTATCCAGGCATCCAAGATTTCG CCCCCCAGGACCTGATGGACGCGCCGGGGGGCGCCCTCCCTTCCATGTGGCAGCCGAGTACCCGCAAGGCCTCCTGCCCTTCCTGCACCCAGGGGGCATCCAGTGAGAACGGCCTGCCGAACGGCTGCAACCACGAAAG AGCCCCCCTGAAGCTCCTGTGTGACAACATGAAGTACCAAATCGTCTCTCGGGCGTTTTACGGCT GGCTGGCCTACTGCCGACACCTTTCCACCGTCCGGACGCACCTCTCGGCACTGGTCAACCATGCCATTGTGTCTCCCAAGGTGCCCTGCGATGCCAGCTCGGGGCTGACGGTGGAGATCTGGGAGAGGTTCCTCCAGGACGGCACG AGCTACGAGGAGAAGGAGCTGCTTCGGCTGGTCTACTTCGGAGGAATCCAGCATGAGATCCGGAAGTCCGTCTGGCCCTTCCTGCTGGGACATTACCAGTTTGGGATGCTGGAAGCCGAGAGGAAAGAG GTGGACCTGCAGACCCGCGCCCACTACGAGCAAACCATGGCTGAGTGGCTGGGCTGCGAGGCCATCGTCCGGCAGCGGGAGAAGGAGTCCCACGCAGCGGCCCTGGCCAAGTGCTCCTCGGGGGCCAGCCTGGACTCCCACGTGGGGCCCCTGAGGCACCGCGACTCCACCGTCAGCAACGGC TCTTCCCAGAGTAGCAGTTTTGGCCCCCAGAACCTCAGCCGGCTACAGAGCGACTCCAGCGGCAGCACCCAG GTGTTTGAATCGGTGGAGGAGCTGGAGCAGACGGAAGCCGAGTTGAAGCTGGAGGCCGGCAGGCGAGCGGCTCTCCCCAACGGTGGGGTCCCTGAGGCTGGGCCCTGCTCCCCCGACTCCGGCCACCCTTCCTCCCAGAACTTCTCCGTCACCTCGGCCTATTCGGAGCAGAGCTTCAGCACGGAAGAGAGCTGGCCGGAGGCGGGCAAGGCGGGGGCAGCCCAGGCCGCTGGGGAAGGGCCCCCGCCTGCCATGGACGGCAAGGGAGAGGCGGAAGGGCCCCAGGGGGAGGACTCTGTCGCCAGCACCCTGGATGCCTTGGCCGGGGTGGGCCAGGAGCTGCCCGCGGAAGAGGAGGGGGCCCCCTCCGTGGCTGACCACTGGGCCCTCCCCAGTGCAGAGCAGCCGAGTTCCATGGGGAGCGAAGACGACCTGTCGGAAGAGCCCGAGATGGAGAGCCTCTTCCCGACCCTGGATTCGCACTCGCTGGCCGTCACCGACCTCACCCTGAGCGAAGTCTCCCCCGTCTCTTCCTCGGGGGTGGCCTACTCG CCGGAGCTGCTGGACCTCTACACGGTCAACCTGCACCGCATTGAGAAGGACGTCCAGAGGTGTGACCGGAACTACTGGTACTTCTCCCCGGTCAACCTGGAGAAGCTGCGGAACGTCATGTGCAG CTACATCTGGCACCATATTGACGTGGGCTACGTCCAGGGAATGTGCGACTTGCTGGCTCCGCTGCTGGTCATCCTGGATGAGG AAGCCCTGGCCTTCAGCTGCTTCACAGAGCTGATGAAGAGAATGAACCAGAACTTCCCCCATGGAGGAGCCATGGACACCCACTTTGCCAACATGCGGTCCCTCATCCAG ATCCTGGACTCGGAGCTCTTCGAACTGATGCACCAAAACGGGGATTACACCCATTTCTACTTCTGCTATCGCTGGTTCCTCTTGGATTTCAAGCGAG agctGGTCTACGAGGATGTCTTCACCGTCTGGGAGACCATCTGGGCGGCATCTCAGGTGTCCTCGCCTTGCTACGGCCTCTTCATCGCCCTGGCCCTGGTGGAGGTGTATCGGGACATCATTCTGGAGAACAACATGGACTTCACGGACATCATCAAGTTCTTCAATG AAATGGCCGAGCGGCACAACACGAAGCAGGTCCTCCAACTGGCCCGGGAACTCGTCTCCAAAGTCCAGACGCTGATTGAGAACAAGTGA